From Meiothermus sp., a single genomic window includes:
- a CDS encoding ABC transporter ATP-binding protein, translating to MQLKVEKVTLSFGGVKALSEVSLEVAKGELVSVIGPNGAGKTSLLNCISGFYHPSSGQITFEGHNLTHASPHQVTQYGIARAFQNIELFTGMSVLENLLMARHTFGHYNLLDNILIYGRAMRVGVENRRFCEEIIDFMELEPYRKALVGDLPYGVRKRVEVARALALSPKLLLLDEPMAGMTLEEKEDMVRFILDIRAERGTTIILIEHDLGVVMDISDRIYVLDFGQVIASGLPEEVSQNPRVQEAYVGVDHAA from the coding sequence GTGCAGCTCAAGGTAGAAAAGGTGACGCTCAGCTTTGGTGGCGTGAAAGCGCTTAGCGAGGTTTCCCTCGAGGTCGCGAAAGGGGAGCTGGTCTCGGTGATCGGCCCCAACGGGGCCGGCAAAACCAGCCTGCTGAACTGCATCTCGGGCTTTTATCACCCTAGCTCGGGCCAGATTACCTTCGAGGGTCACAACCTGACCCATGCCTCGCCCCACCAGGTCACCCAGTACGGCATCGCCCGGGCCTTCCAAAACATCGAGCTTTTCACCGGTATGTCGGTGCTGGAAAACCTCTTGATGGCCCGCCACACCTTTGGCCACTACAACCTGCTGGATAACATCCTGATCTACGGCCGGGCCATGCGGGTGGGAGTAGAGAACCGCCGCTTCTGCGAGGAGATTATCGATTTTATGGAGCTCGAGCCCTACCGCAAAGCCTTGGTCGGCGACCTACCTTACGGGGTACGCAAGCGGGTCGAGGTGGCCCGGGCCCTAGCCCTCTCGCCCAAGCTGCTGCTCCTCGACGAGCCCATGGCCGGCATGACCCTGGAAGAAAAAGAAGACATGGTGCGCTTCATCCTGGACATCCGGGCCGAGCGCGGCACCACCATCATCCTCATCGAGCACGACCTGGGGGTGGTGATGGATATCTCCGACCGAATCTATGTGCTCGATTTCGGCCAGGTGATTGCCTCGGGGCTGCCCGAGGAGGTCAGCCAGAACCCTCGGGTGCAGGAGGCCTATGTGGGGGTGGATCATGCAGCCTAG
- a CDS encoding long-chain fatty acid--CoA ligase: MMPSGYDLKKYTLPQVLQMRAQETPQWVALREKDLGIWNEVTYADYYRHVTRFAAGLLALGFEKGERLAIIADNIPEWLYAELGAQALGGISVGVYQSSLPPEIAYVLSYTGAAFVLAEDQEQVDKLLEIRGEIPGVRKVIYEDPKGMRAYRGDPWIIGFDEVEQLGEEYLKQHPRAVEERIAQGQPEDICHLSLTSGTTGRPKAAMLRHRNLLHMGVALQEIDPLKPTDDYLSFLPLAWIGEQMMSVGMALSGGFAVNMPESVETAMSDLKEIGPHVMFSPPRVWEGTQSQIWVRISETYAFNRWVYNQMLKIGYRAADYRMSGKPMPLGLRLAYWLADQLMFKPLRDQLGFLRLRRAYTGGAALGPDVFRFYHAIGVNLKQIYGQTEIIGIAFVHRDGDVRADTVGVPIPGGEVKISERGEILCRSDAVVAGYWQNPEATAETFADGWLHTGDAGYLTPDGHLVVIDRVSDVMHTSTQQMFSPQFIENKLKFSPYIKEAVVFGDQKPYLTAFINVDPQTVGKWAEDHRIAYTTYIDLSQKPQVADLIRKEVRSVNESLPEHLRIRRFVLLYKLLDADDDELTRTGKVRRKFILQRYQPIVDALYGKADTVQVDTEFKYQDGTVQKVSVEVRVLEAQGQPELVGV; this comes from the coding sequence ATGATGCCCTCCGGCTACGACCTCAAAAAATACACCCTCCCGCAGGTGCTCCAAATGCGGGCTCAGGAAACCCCCCAGTGGGTCGCCCTGCGCGAAAAGGATTTGGGCATCTGGAACGAGGTCACCTATGCTGACTACTACCGTCACGTAACCCGTTTTGCGGCAGGGCTTCTGGCCTTGGGGTTCGAAAAAGGCGAACGTCTGGCCATAATTGCCGACAACATCCCCGAGTGGCTCTATGCCGAACTAGGAGCCCAGGCACTGGGGGGCATCTCGGTGGGGGTCTATCAGTCTTCGTTGCCGCCCGAGATCGCCTACGTGCTCTCGTACACTGGGGCGGCCTTTGTGCTGGCCGAAGATCAGGAACAAGTAGACAAACTGCTGGAGATTCGCGGCGAGATTCCCGGTGTGCGCAAGGTGATCTACGAAGACCCCAAAGGTATGCGGGCCTACCGGGGCGACCCCTGGATTATCGGTTTTGACGAGGTAGAACAACTGGGTGAGGAATACCTCAAACAGCATCCCCGGGCGGTTGAAGAACGCATTGCCCAGGGCCAGCCCGAGGATATCTGTCACCTCTCCCTTACCTCCGGCACCACCGGCAGGCCCAAGGCCGCCATGCTGCGGCACCGCAACCTGCTGCACATGGGGGTGGCCTTGCAGGAAATTGACCCCCTGAAGCCCACCGACGACTATCTTTCCTTTTTGCCCTTGGCCTGGATTGGCGAGCAGATGATGTCGGTGGGAATGGCGCTCTCGGGCGGGTTTGCCGTCAACATGCCCGAGTCGGTAGAAACCGCCATGAGCGACCTCAAGGAAATCGGGCCGCACGTCATGTTTAGCCCGCCTCGAGTCTGGGAAGGTACCCAGAGCCAAATCTGGGTGCGCATCTCCGAAACCTACGCCTTCAACCGCTGGGTCTACAACCAGATGCTCAAGATTGGCTATCGCGCTGCCGACTACCGCATGAGCGGCAAGCCCATGCCCCTGGGCTTGCGACTGGCCTACTGGCTGGCCGATCAGCTTATGTTCAAGCCCCTGCGCGACCAGCTCGGCTTTTTGCGCCTGCGCCGGGCCTACACCGGTGGGGCCGCGTTGGGGCCGGATGTCTTCCGCTTCTATCATGCCATTGGGGTCAATCTAAAGCAGATTTACGGCCAAACCGAGATTATTGGGATTGCCTTTGTGCACCGCGACGGCGACGTGCGGGCCGATACGGTGGGGGTGCCGATTCCCGGCGGCGAGGTCAAGATCAGCGAGCGCGGCGAGATTCTTTGCCGATCGGATGCCGTGGTAGCAGGCTACTGGCAGAACCCCGAGGCCACCGCCGAGACCTTTGCCGATGGCTGGTTGCACACGGGCGATGCCGGCTATCTCACGCCCGATGGGCACCTGGTGGTCATTGACCGGGTCTCAGACGTGATGCACACCAGCACCCAGCAGATGTTCAGCCCGCAGTTCATCGAAAACAAGCTCAAGTTTAGCCCCTACATCAAGGAAGCCGTGGTGTTTGGCGACCAGAAGCCCTATCTGACGGCCTTCATCAATGTTGACCCCCAGACTGTGGGCAAGTGGGCCGAGGATCACCGGATTGCTTATACCACCTACATAGACCTCTCGCAGAAGCCCCAGGTGGCCGACCTGATCCGCAAAGAGGTGCGCTCGGTCAACGAAAGCCTGCCCGAACACCTGCGCATCCGGCGCTTTGTGTTGCTCTACAAACTGCTCGATGCCGACGACGACGAGCTAACCCGTACCGGCAAGGTGCGGCGCAAGTTCATTCTGCAACGCTATCAGCCGATTGTGGATGCGCTGTATGGCAAGGCCGACACGGTGCAGGTAGACACCGAGTTCAAATACCAGGATGGCACGGTGCAAAAGGTCTCGGTCGAGGTGCGGGTACTCGAGGCCCAGGGCCAGCCCGAACTGGTGGGTGTATAG
- a CDS encoding branched-chain amino acid ABC transporter permease has product MIDFIQNLISGVAVGCIYALAALGFVLIYKSSRVINFANGQFIAIGAFMAYALAVWVKLPVLLAALVAMLLTAGLGFLVERVFLRRMVGQPIISVIMVTIGLASVLDGLMYLTPFGSGNFTFPQFLPQGGLNLGGLSISYPQLLAIGFTAIFLVLFSWFFQRSVLGISMRAVADDQMASMSLGVSVQRVFALAWAVAGLTAAAAGIVVGAVSGLNQDGLIAIGLAVFPAVILGGLDSVPGAVVGGIIIGVLQSFSTAYLDGLFSQIGLVGGGSQYVMPFVVLLVMLWFKPHGLFGTEEIERV; this is encoded by the coding sequence GTGATCGATTTTATCCAAAACCTCATCTCCGGCGTGGCCGTGGGCTGCATATACGCCCTGGCGGCGCTGGGGTTTGTGCTCATTTACAAGTCCAGCCGGGTGATCAATTTTGCCAACGGCCAGTTTATCGCTATCGGGGCCTTTATGGCCTATGCCCTGGCGGTATGGGTCAAGCTGCCGGTGCTGCTAGCCGCACTGGTCGCGATGTTGCTCACAGCAGGCTTGGGTTTTCTGGTCGAGCGGGTTTTTTTGCGGCGGATGGTGGGGCAGCCGATCATCTCGGTGATTATGGTGACCATCGGGCTGGCCAGCGTGCTGGACGGTCTGATGTACCTGACCCCCTTTGGCTCGGGCAACTTTACCTTTCCGCAGTTTTTGCCGCAAGGCGGCCTCAACCTGGGGGGCCTTAGCATCTCATATCCCCAGCTCTTGGCGATTGGCTTTACGGCCATCTTCCTCGTGCTGTTTAGCTGGTTCTTCCAACGTTCGGTGCTGGGCATCTCGATGCGGGCCGTGGCCGACGATCAGATGGCCTCCATGAGCCTGGGGGTCTCGGTGCAGCGGGTTTTTGCGCTGGCCTGGGCCGTAGCAGGCCTGACCGCGGCGGCGGCGGGCATCGTGGTGGGGGCAGTCTCGGGTTTGAACCAGGACGGCCTGATTGCCATTGGGCTGGCGGTCTTCCCGGCGGTAATTCTGGGCGGGTTGGACTCGGTGCCGGGGGCGGTGGTGGGGGGTATTATCATCGGCGTCCTGCAATCTTTTTCCACAGCATACCTGGACGGCCTGTTCAGTCAGATTGGGTTGGTGGGCGGCGGCTCGCAGTACGTGATGCCTTTTGTGGTGCTGCTGGTAATGTTGTGGTTCAAGCCCCACGGGCTATTTGGCACCGAGGAGATCGAGCGGGTATGA
- a CDS encoding branched-chain amino acid ABC transporter permease produces MRNPWAQTGNYRTSYVQDTTIFANYREIVSVVLLLVALCILPMFLERSQVLVLNFILIYAIAVLGLNITTGYAGLISVGQAAFMGVGAYTVALSAPNLPFWLTIPLGGLTAAVIGFVVGIPSLRVKHLYLALATLAFQEIFVWVVGRSPALAQGAAIPVEMRNFLGLEIGFRNHNFFWYYVILFVLVLMVMAWRNLLRGKYGRALIAVRDNDRAADAMGMDPGRTKLFAFALGAFYGGIAGGLLAYMQRAVVVEEFTLGRSVALLAMAIVGGLGTVVGSLLGPAFIEFLRLYMERLSEWMKSNAFIQSITPAGVDVASALLPLSFGLVIVLFLVFEPRGLYNWWRLLRSYFRTWPFKY; encoded by the coding sequence ATGCGTAACCCCTGGGCCCAGACCGGCAACTACCGCACCTCCTACGTACAAGACACCACCATCTTTGCCAACTACCGCGAGATTGTCTCGGTGGTCTTGCTGCTAGTAGCCCTGTGTATCCTGCCGATGTTTTTAGAGCGCTCACAGGTGTTGGTGCTTAACTTCATTCTGATTTATGCCATTGCGGTCTTGGGGCTCAATATCACCACCGGCTACGCGGGCCTGATTAGCGTAGGCCAGGCGGCTTTTATGGGCGTGGGGGCCTACACCGTAGCCCTGAGTGCGCCCAACCTACCCTTCTGGCTCACCATCCCCCTGGGGGGCCTTACGGCGGCCGTCATTGGATTCGTCGTGGGAATTCCTAGCCTCCGGGTCAAACACCTCTACCTGGCCCTGGCCACGCTGGCCTTCCAGGAGATTTTTGTCTGGGTGGTAGGGCGCAGCCCGGCGTTGGCCCAGGGGGCTGCGATTCCGGTGGAGATGCGCAACTTTTTGGGCCTAGAAATCGGCTTCCGCAACCACAACTTCTTCTGGTACTACGTCATTCTATTCGTGTTGGTGCTAATGGTGATGGCCTGGCGCAACCTGCTACGGGGCAAGTACGGTCGGGCCCTGATTGCAGTGCGCGACAACGACCGTGCCGCCGACGCCATGGGCATGGATCCGGGCCGCACCAAGCTTTTTGCTTTTGCACTGGGGGCTTTCTATGGGGGGATTGCGGGTGGTCTGTTGGCCTACATGCAGCGGGCCGTGGTGGTGGAGGAGTTCACCCTGGGCCGCTCGGTGGCGCTTTTGGCTATGGCCATTGTGGGTGGGCTGGGAACCGTGGTAGGGAGCCTGCTGGGGCCGGCCTTTATCGAGTTTTTGCGGCTCTACATGGAGCGGCTCTCGGAATGGATGAAATCCAACGCCTTCATTCAGAGCATCACCCCGGCGGGCGTGGATGTGGCCTCAGCCTTGCTGCCCCTTTCTTTCGGCCTGGTCATCGTGCTGTTTTTGGTCTTCGAACCGAGGGGGCTCTACAACTGGTGGCGGCTTTTGCGAAGTTATTTCCGAACGTGGCCCTTCAAATATTAA